A single Tenacibaculum sp. Bg11-29 DNA region contains:
- a CDS encoding alkaline phosphatase family protein, whose translation MVKIRVLLALFIIILTACSKKNNKESIPEKIIKPKVVLITLDGVRWQELFSGADSLLVTNSKYVKDTVALAADFWKNTPNKRRETLLPFFWNHIAKNGVVYGNRNYENNVNLTNNHWFSYPGYSEILCGFADDESVKSNDKIDNPNKTILELVNNSNDYKNKVAAFGSWDVFPSIINRTRSKIHLNAGFETALREDASEEEKQLNRYQSQTPSPWHNVRLDVFTHNYAINYMKEKHPDLIYIAYGETDDFAHDGEYDQYLNAIKRSDAFIKNLWDFVQKETYYKDNTTFIITTDHGRGTQPLETWKHHGNNLQYHGNTYTIKGADEVWIAAFGNGVKKQGEMKIKSQLYTSQIASTIEKTLNISVLGSKANKKSLPFIQE comes from the coding sequence ATGGTAAAAATAAGAGTATTATTAGCGCTGTTTATTATTATACTAACAGCTTGTAGTAAAAAAAATAATAAGGAATCAATACCTGAAAAAATAATAAAACCCAAAGTTGTTTTAATAACTTTAGATGGAGTTCGTTGGCAAGAATTATTTTCAGGAGCCGATTCATTGTTAGTTACAAATAGTAAATATGTAAAAGATACCGTTGCATTAGCTGCTGATTTTTGGAAAAACACTCCAAATAAAAGAAGAGAAACATTATTGCCTTTTTTTTGGAACCATATAGCAAAAAATGGTGTTGTCTACGGAAATAGAAATTATGAAAACAATGTAAACCTAACCAATAATCATTGGTTTTCGTATCCAGGATATAGTGAAATTCTTTGCGGTTTTGCTGATGATGAAAGCGTAAAAAGTAATGATAAAATTGATAACCCGAATAAAACTATTTTAGAATTAGTAAATAATTCTAATGACTATAAAAATAAAGTAGCTGCTTTTGGTAGTTGGGATGTTTTTCCTAGTATTATTAATAGAACAAGAAGTAAAATACATCTTAATGCAGGATTTGAAACTGCTCTGAGAGAAGATGCTTCCGAAGAAGAAAAACAATTAAATAGATATCAATCTCAAACACCGAGTCCATGGCACAATGTACGATTAGATGTTTTTACACATAATTATGCTATTAATTATATGAAAGAGAAACACCCTGATTTAATATATATAGCCTACGGAGAAACTGATGATTTTGCACATGATGGGGAGTATGATCAATATTTAAATGCTATAAAAAGATCGGATGCGTTTATAAAAAATCTATGGGATTTTGTACAGAAGGAAACATACTATAAAGACAATACTACTTTTATTATAACTACAGATCATGGGCGTGGTACACAACCTTTAGAAACATGGAAACATCATGGTAATAATTTACAATATCACGGAAATACATATACAATTAAGGGAGCTGATGAAGTTTGGATCGCTGCTTTTGGTAATGGCGTAAAAAAGCAAGGAGAAATGAAAATAAAAAGCCAACTATATACAAGTCAAATAGCTTCTACTATAGAAAAAACTTTGAATATTAGTGTTTTAGGGAGTAAGGCAAATAAAAAAAGCTTACCATTCATTCAGGAATGA
- a CDS encoding DUF5690 family protein yields the protein MNLRFIIQASLAAFGTYFCMYAFRKPFTVATFSNELFFGIDYKILLIIAQVLGYTLSKFIGIKVISEMTSSKRMIALIAFILFAELALLGFALVPAPYNILFLFLNGLPLGMIWGIIFSYLEGRKATELLGVILSSSFIVSSGAVKSVGKLVMDKLQFNEYWMPFITGLFFIIPLVFFTYLLEKLPKPTEEDNALKIARKPLDKEGRKELFRQFSVPLIIIVIFFMMLTSIRDFRDNFAREIWDTLNYKDASIYSISEIPIAVIVLIVLGIIGSITKNYKAFIFYHYVLFIGCLSILISTYLFQLELISPIAWMMISGLGLYSCYVPFNGIFFDRMIATFKIEGNVGFLIYIADAFGYLGSIFILLFKNFAKEELSWLSFFTTSLYFLAFSGLGITLYCYHFFKKKYKQPVKINELIYEQ from the coding sequence ATGAATTTACGTTTCATAATACAAGCTTCTTTAGCGGCATTCGGTACTTATTTCTGTATGTATGCTTTTAGAAAACCATTTACAGTAGCTACCTTCTCTAATGAGCTTTTTTTCGGAATAGATTATAAAATTTTATTGATTATAGCACAAGTTCTAGGGTACACTTTGTCAAAGTTTATAGGTATAAAAGTTATTTCTGAAATGACATCTTCAAAAAGAATGATAGCTTTAATAGCATTTATCTTATTTGCTGAACTAGCATTGTTAGGTTTTGCATTAGTTCCAGCTCCATATAATATCTTGTTTTTATTTTTAAACGGATTACCACTTGGAATGATTTGGGGAATTATTTTTTCTTACTTAGAAGGGAGAAAAGCAACGGAGTTATTAGGTGTTATATTATCATCAAGCTTTATAGTTTCTTCAGGAGCAGTAAAATCGGTAGGTAAATTAGTCATGGATAAATTGCAATTTAATGAGTATTGGATGCCTTTTATTACAGGATTGTTTTTTATAATACCATTGGTTTTTTTTACCTACTTATTAGAAAAATTGCCAAAGCCCACAGAGGAAGATAATGCGTTGAAAATAGCTAGGAAACCATTAGATAAAGAAGGACGGAAAGAACTATTTAGACAGTTTTCAGTACCCTTAATAATAATTGTTATTTTCTTTATGATGTTAACATCCATTAGAGATTTTAGAGATAATTTTGCTCGTGAAATATGGGATACCTTAAATTATAAGGATGCTTCTATTTATAGTATTTCTGAAATTCCAATAGCGGTAATAGTATTAATAGTTTTGGGAATTATTGGTAGTATTACTAAAAACTATAAAGCTTTTATCTTTTATCATTATGTATTGTTTATTGGATGCTTATCTATTTTAATTTCTACCTATTTATTTCAATTAGAATTAATATCACCAATTGCTTGGATGATGATTTCAGGCTTGGGACTGTATAGTTGTTATGTACCTTTTAATGGAATCTTTTTTGATAGAATGATAGCAACTTTCAAAATAGAAGGAAATGTAGGTTTCTTAATATATATAGCAGATGCTTTCGGTTATTTAGGAAGCATTTTTATTTTACTATTCAAAAACTTTGCTAAAGAGGAACTTTCTTGGTTATCCTTTTTTACTACAAGCTTATACTTTTTAGCTTTCTCAGGCTTGGGAATAACACTGTATTGCTACCATTTCTTTAAGAAAAAATATAAACAACCAGTAAAAATTAACGAATTAATATATGAACAATAA
- a CDS encoding TIGR03364 family FAD-dependent oxidoreductase: protein MNNKYDLIIVGGGVLGTFHAYHAAQKGLTVAILEKNSEPQGATVRNFGQVVPSGMNQKWQNYGRESLNIYKSIQKEFDITIRQNGTVYLASNDEEVQLIEELHQINKANNYKSQLLTKNQCLEKYSGLRNDYCKAGLFFPEEVTVEPRAMIHRLHTFMTKNLTVDIYYNTTVIDVEELTVETIAITSEGKIYKGNKILVCNGSDFKTLYPKIYNESDLIVSKLQMLQTKSQGSYKLDGSILTGLTIRRYEAFEECASWESIKIKEDPNCFGKKYGIHILFKQALDGSVIIGDSHEYADAKNVDDLGFDLKEDIDSFMIEEAKKIINLPTYQIQHRWAGFYSQCKTKDIFEHTISNNIHIVTGIGGKGMTGSAGYSKENINKIFNY, encoded by the coding sequence ATGAACAATAAATACGATCTTATTATTGTTGGAGGAGGTGTTTTAGGAACATTTCATGCGTATCACGCAGCACAAAAAGGGTTAACCGTGGCTATTTTAGAAAAAAATAGTGAACCACAAGGAGCGACTGTGAGAAATTTCGGACAAGTAGTGCCTTCTGGAATGAATCAAAAATGGCAAAATTATGGAAGAGAAAGTTTAAACATTTACAAGTCAATACAAAAAGAGTTTGATATTACGATTCGTCAGAATGGAACAGTATATCTAGCCTCAAATGACGAGGAGGTACAATTGATTGAAGAGCTACATCAAATAAACAAAGCGAATAATTATAAATCACAATTATTAACTAAAAATCAATGTTTAGAAAAGTATAGTGGTTTGAGAAATGATTATTGTAAAGCAGGTCTGTTTTTTCCAGAAGAAGTAACGGTGGAGCCAAGAGCAATGATACATAGACTACATACTTTTATGACGAAAAATTTAACTGTAGATATCTATTATAATACAACAGTTATAGATGTAGAGGAACTTACAGTAGAAACAATTGCTATTACTTCCGAAGGGAAAATATATAAAGGCAATAAGATACTTGTTTGTAATGGAAGTGATTTTAAAACACTTTATCCAAAAATTTATAATGAGAGTGATTTAATTGTCTCTAAATTACAAATGCTACAAACAAAATCACAAGGGAGCTATAAATTAGATGGTTCCATTTTAACAGGATTAACAATTCGTAGATATGAGGCTTTTGAAGAATGTGCTTCTTGGGAAAGTATAAAGATTAAGGAAGATCCAAATTGTTTTGGTAAGAAATATGGGATACATATTTTATTCAAACAAGCATTAGATGGTTCTGTGATTATAGGAGATTCTCATGAGTATGCAGATGCAAAAAATGTAGATGATTTAGGGTTTGATTTAAAAGAAGACATAGATAGTTTTATGATTGAAGAAGCGAAAAAAATCATAAACCTGCCTACATATCAAATTCAACATCGTTGGGCAGGTTTTTACAGCCAATGTAAAACAAAAGATATTTTTGAACATACCATAAGTAATAATATACATATAGTTACTGGTATAGGAGGTAAGGGAATGACAGGTAGTGCTGGTTATTCAAAAGAAAATATAAATAAAATATTTAATTATTAA
- a CDS encoding phosphonatase-like hydrolase yields the protein MIKDTIKMVVFDMAGTTVDEQNVVYKTLHKAIVAYGIETSLATVLEFGAGKEKHQAIKDILNHLNYDVNNSNVIFENFKKMLNVAYEVLEVKPIKGVQKVILELRSKNIIVVLNTGYNREIASLLLGKMKWKEGVHYDALITASDVEVGRPYPEMIEKAMKMFQIDDASSVLKAGDSAIDIEEGKNAKCGVTIGVLSGAQTKEQIAVMKPDFIIDSLADLKVS from the coding sequence ATGATAAAAGATACGATAAAAATGGTTGTTTTTGACATGGCAGGAACAACGGTAGATGAACAAAATGTAGTTTATAAAACATTACATAAAGCTATTGTAGCTTACGGAATTGAGACAAGTTTAGCAACAGTTTTAGAATTCGGTGCAGGTAAAGAAAAACATCAGGCAATTAAAGATATATTAAATCATTTGAATTATGACGTAAATAATTCAAATGTGATTTTTGAAAACTTTAAAAAGATGTTGAATGTAGCTTATGAGGTTCTAGAGGTGAAACCAATAAAGGGAGTACAAAAAGTAATATTAGAGTTACGTTCGAAGAATATCATTGTTGTTTTAAATACAGGGTATAATAGAGAAATAGCAAGCTTATTGTTAGGTAAAATGAAATGGAAAGAAGGAGTGCATTATGATGCATTAATTACTGCAAGTGATGTAGAGGTTGGTAGACCTTATCCAGAAATGATAGAAAAGGCAATGAAAATGTTTCAAATTGATGATGCTTCCTCAGTTTTAAAAGCAGGAGATTCTGCAATTGATATCGAAGAAGGAAAAAATGCAAAATGTGGTGTAACAATAGGAGTTTTATCTGGTGCACAAACTAAAGAGCAGATAGCTGTTATGAAACCAGATTTTATAATTGATTCATTAGCAGATTTAAAAGTTAGTTAA